In Salvelinus fontinalis isolate EN_2023a chromosome 25, ASM2944872v1, whole genome shotgun sequence, one genomic interval encodes:
- the LOC129822928 gene encoding myelin-associated neurite-outgrowth inhibitor-like produces MNPVYNPAPTGVPYVNPKGHLVGYPAGFPAGYSAGPAYTPNMYHPGGNHPAFPTGYAPGTSFKMTCLPTTGAVPPYSSSPNLYPAAAFPVRSTYPQQNPYTQHQGTYYTQPLYAAPPHVIHHTTVVQSNGMPAAMYAPPMHHQSRPHNGVAMGMIAGTTMAMSAGTLLTHSLTPHQATMPTYRHPGVPTYSYVPPQW; encoded by the exons ATGAACCCAGTCTACAACCCTGCACCGACAGGGGTCCCCTATGTCAACCCTAAGGGACATTTAGTAGGATACCCAG CTGGATTTCCTGCGGGGTACTCGGCTGGCCCTGCTTACACTCCCAACATGTACCATCCTGGAGGCAACCACCCAGCCTTCCCCACAG GTTACGCTCCGGGCACTTCTTTTAAAATGACCTGCTTGCCCACCACGGGGGCTGTCCCACCCTACTCCTCATCACCCAACCTCTATCCTGCAGCAGCCTTCCCTGTGAGGAGCACCTACCCCCAACAGAACCCCTACACAcag caccaaGGCACTTACTACACACAGCCTCTGTACGCAGCCCCACCCCATGTCATTCATCACACTACAGTGGTCCAGTCCAATGGGATGCCAGCAGCTATGTATGCCCCACCCATGCATCACCAGTCCCGCCCACACAACGGCGTAGCCATGGGGATGATAGCAGGGACCACTATGGCCATGTCAGCCG gAACTTTGTTGACGCACTCCCTGACCCCCCACCAAGCTACAATGCCCACATACCGACACCCAGGCGTGCCCACCTACAGCTATGTTCCCCCCCAGTGGTAA
- the LOC129822926 gene encoding uncharacterized protein LOC129822926 isoform X1 encodes MATRAAYFSLSEAQILMEAYEEVKDIIKKKGNTATVIKQREKAWQSIADRLNALNMNGPKRTWQQVKIKYKNILQNAVKKNAHRQGTGGGSPKADLTPAEDMALELNKGRPVLEGIPGGKETSIGSSQDATRFIQVSGSTVFLLEPPAQAPDDADPGEGPSAAATAHDEDDDEEETISLDSRRHEDPDAIQWENQPGNISSQAIRKLYGNHLRHQIELADIDIQYKKKKMENLALESEIKKRTIRKLDLEIKKLEREVRDAFNVHCMLTVTHVLIIIFLSSPSSKKMTQLKIKISNQYNQVIVIRHRPLLPTPPAPGVATSLYEGPKLCVPFCSDKGMPIRARCGG; translated from the exons atggcaactagagccgcgtacttttccctgtcggaagcacaaatcctcatggaggcatacgaggaggtaaaagatataattaagaagaaaggcaacaccgccacagtgataaagcaaagagaaaaagcgtggcaaagtattgcagaccgcctgaatgc attaaacatgaacgggccaaaacggacatggcagcaggtcaaaatcaaatacaagaacattctgcagaatg cagtgaaaaagaatgcccacagacaaggcacgggtggtgggtcaccaaaggctgaccttaccccagcagaggacatggccttggagctaaataaaggcaggcccgtcttagaggggatacctggggggaaagagacgagcataggttcctcccaagatgccacccgcttcattcaag tgtctggcagcactgtgttcctgttagagccaccagcacaagcaccagacgatgctgatcca ggtgaaggccccagtgcagcagcaacagcacatgatgaagacgatgatgaggaggagaccatctctctggattccagaaggcatgag gacccagatgctatacagtgggaaaaccagcctggcaacata agctcacaagctatcagaaagttgtatggcaaccacctccggcaccaaatagaactggcagacatagacattcagtacaagaagaaaaagatggaaaatcttgcactggagtccgaaataaaaaagaggacaattaggaaactggaccttgaaataaaaaaacttgagagggaggtgagagatgccttcaatgtacactgtatgctaactgtaacacatgtattaatcattatttttctttcctcccccagctccaagaagatgacacagctcaaaataaaaattag caatcagtacaaccaagtcatcgttataaggcatcgccctcttttgcccacccccccagcaccaggtgtggccactagcctatatgaaggcccaaaattgtgtgttcctttctgctctgacaagggcatgcccattcgtgcgagatgtggtggatga
- the LOC129822926 gene encoding uncharacterized protein LOC129822926 isoform X2 has product MATRAAYFSLSEAQILMEAYEEVKDIIKKKGNTATVIKQREKAWQSIADRLNALNMNGPKRTWQQVKIKYKNILQNAVKKNAHRQGTGGGSPKADLTPAEDMALELNKGRPVLEGIPGGKETSIGSSQDATRFIQVSGSTVFLLEPPAQAPDDADPGEGPSAAATAHDEDDDEEETISLDSRRHESSQAIRKLYGNHLRHQIELADIDIQYKKKKMENLALESEIKKRTIRKLDLEIKKLEREVRDAFNVHCMLTVTHVLIIIFLSSPSSKKMTQLKIKISNQYNQVIVIRHRPLLPTPPAPGVATSLYEGPKLCVPFCSDKGMPIRARCGG; this is encoded by the exons atggcaactagagccgcgtacttttccctgtcggaagcacaaatcctcatggaggcatacgaggaggtaaaagatataattaagaagaaaggcaacaccgccacagtgataaagcaaagagaaaaagcgtggcaaagtattgcagaccgcctgaatgc attaaacatgaacgggccaaaacggacatggcagcaggtcaaaatcaaatacaagaacattctgcagaatg cagtgaaaaagaatgcccacagacaaggcacgggtggtgggtcaccaaaggctgaccttaccccagcagaggacatggccttggagctaaataaaggcaggcccgtcttagaggggatacctggggggaaagagacgagcataggttcctcccaagatgccacccgcttcattcaag tgtctggcagcactgtgttcctgttagagccaccagcacaagcaccagacgatgctgatcca ggtgaaggccccagtgcagcagcaacagcacatgatgaagacgatgatgaggaggagaccatctctctggattccagaaggcatgag agctcacaagctatcagaaagttgtatggcaaccacctccggcaccaaatagaactggcagacatagacattcagtacaagaagaaaaagatggaaaatcttgcactggagtccgaaataaaaaagaggacaattaggaaactggaccttgaaataaaaaaacttgagagggaggtgagagatgccttcaatgtacactgtatgctaactgtaacacatgtattaatcattatttttctttcctcccccagctccaagaagatgacacagctcaaaataaaaattag caatcagtacaaccaagtcatcgttataaggcatcgccctcttttgcccacccccccagcaccaggtgtggccactagcctatatgaaggcccaaaattgtgtgttcctttctgctctgacaagggcatgcccattcgtgcgagatgtggtggatga
- the LOC129822926 gene encoding uncharacterized protein LOC129822926 isoform X3, with product MATRAAYFSLSEAQILMEAYEEVKDIIKKKGNTATVIKQREKAWQSIADRLNALNMNGPKRTWQQVKIKYKNILQNAVKKNAHRQGTGGGSPKADLTPAEDMALELNKGRPVLEGIPGGKETSIGSSQDATRFIQVSGSTVFLLEPPAQAPDDADPGEGPSAAATAHDEDDDEEETISLDSRRHEDPDAIQWENQPGNISSQAIRKLYGNHLRHQIELADIDIQYKKKKMENLALESEIKKRTIRKLDLEIKKLERELQEDDTAQNKN from the exons atggcaactagagccgcgtacttttccctgtcggaagcacaaatcctcatggaggcatacgaggaggtaaaagatataattaagaagaaaggcaacaccgccacagtgataaagcaaagagaaaaagcgtggcaaagtattgcagaccgcctgaatgc attaaacatgaacgggccaaaacggacatggcagcaggtcaaaatcaaatacaagaacattctgcagaatg cagtgaaaaagaatgcccacagacaaggcacgggtggtgggtcaccaaaggctgaccttaccccagcagaggacatggccttggagctaaataaaggcaggcccgtcttagaggggatacctggggggaaagagacgagcataggttcctcccaagatgccacccgcttcattcaag tgtctggcagcactgtgttcctgttagagccaccagcacaagcaccagacgatgctgatcca ggtgaaggccccagtgcagcagcaacagcacatgatgaagacgatgatgaggaggagaccatctctctggattccagaaggcatgag gacccagatgctatacagtgggaaaaccagcctggcaacata agctcacaagctatcagaaagttgtatggcaaccacctccggcaccaaatagaactggcagacatagacattcagtacaagaagaaaaagatggaaaatcttgcactggagtccgaaataaaaaagaggacaattaggaaactggaccttgaaataaaaaaacttgagagggag ctccaagaagatgacacagctcaaaataaaaattag